Proteins from one Cellulosilyticum lentocellum DSM 5427 genomic window:
- a CDS encoding deoxyguanosinetriphosphate triphosphohydrolase, translating into MCYREQQEKFECMQLSEFATKSMLSRGRERLEEECEVRTLFQRDRDRILHSKAFRRLAHKTQVFISPEGDHYRTRLTHTLEVSQIARTIARALKLNEDLTEAIALGHDLGHTPFGHTGEHSLQKLTGGDFSHNKHSLRVVEVLENNGKGLNLTFEVKDGILNHPTSGKPATLEGKVVQISDKIAYINHDIDDALRGKVLRQEDLPIAYTSILGNTSSERISTLITDIIKESAGKNTVAMSLEIKEAFSKLRQFLFQNVYIGSSAKEQEDKAKHIVTELYEYYISDLEKLPMSYIERLKMGDSEKQIVCDYIAGMTDRFAIHAYMDLFFPKSWNIY; encoded by the coding sequence ATGTGTTACAGAGAGCAACAAGAAAAGTTTGAATGTATGCAGCTTAGTGAATTTGCGACAAAAAGCATGTTATCAAGAGGAAGAGAGCGCTTAGAAGAAGAGTGTGAGGTTAGAACGCTTTTTCAAAGAGACCGCGATCGCATTTTGCATTCTAAAGCTTTTAGACGATTAGCTCATAAGACACAGGTGTTTATTTCACCAGAAGGTGATCATTATCGCACACGTCTTACCCATACCTTGGAAGTTTCTCAAATCGCAAGAACTATCGCAAGAGCACTCAAATTAAATGAAGATCTAACAGAGGCTATTGCACTAGGGCATGACTTAGGACATACGCCATTTGGACATACAGGGGAGCATAGTTTACAAAAACTAACTGGAGGTGACTTTTCGCATAATAAGCATAGCTTACGTGTTGTAGAAGTGTTAGAAAATAATGGAAAAGGTCTGAACTTGACTTTTGAAGTAAAAGATGGTATTTTAAATCACCCAACCAGTGGTAAACCAGCGACCTTAGAAGGTAAAGTTGTCCAAATTTCAGATAAAATTGCATACATCAATCATGATATAGATGATGCGCTCAGAGGGAAGGTACTTAGGCAGGAAGACTTGCCTATTGCATATACTTCTATTTTAGGCAATACATCAAGTGAAAGAATTAGTACTTTAATTACCGACATTATTAAAGAAAGTGCGGGAAAAAATACAGTAGCTATGAGTTTAGAAATCAAAGAAGCATTTTCTAAACTACGTCAATTCCTTTTTCAAAATGTTTATATAGGTTCTTCAGCTAAAGAGCAGGAAGATAAAGCGAAACATATTGTGACAGAGCTATATGAGTATTATATTAGTGATTTAGAAAAGTTACCTATGTCATACATAGAAAGGCTTAAAATGGGGGATTCTGAAAAGCAAATAGTATGTGATTACATTGCCGGTATGACGGACCGATTTGCTATTCATGCTTATATGGACTTGTTTTTCCCAAAATCATGGAATATTTACTAA
- a CDS encoding alpha/beta fold hydrolase — protein MTKETFTFPSANGKNQIYVKLWKPEKEPIKGILQISHGMIEHIERYDEFAVFLASRGFLVVGNDHMGHGQSVSNSEEWGYFAKEDSSKKVVEDLHALTLKMKSKYPGVKYFVLGHSMGSFMIRRYLMTYGKEVDGAIIMGTGMQPFMKLALGKLILKVVKMFYGEKHRSVFLEQVMFGSYNKRFSTNKKGKEWLTRDEKEVQCYRNDPACSFLFTINGIETLLSTLSFIQAKENIQCFPKKIPILMVSGREDPVGNYGKGVKKVFETYQQHGVKNITLKLYDGARHEPLNETNRYEVYEMIYTYLNKW, from the coding sequence ATGACAAAAGAGACATTCACCTTTCCATCTGCTAATGGAAAAAACCAAATTTATGTCAAGCTATGGAAACCAGAAAAAGAACCTATTAAAGGTATATTACAAATTTCTCATGGTATGATTGAGCATATTGAACGTTATGATGAATTTGCGGTTTTTTTAGCTAGCAGAGGTTTTTTGGTAGTGGGAAATGATCATATGGGGCATGGTCAATCTGTTAGTAATTCAGAAGAATGGGGTTATTTTGCTAAAGAAGATAGCAGCAAGAAAGTAGTAGAAGACCTACATGCTTTAACGTTAAAGATGAAATCTAAATATCCAGGAGTGAAATATTTTGTTTTAGGCCATAGCATGGGTTCCTTTATGATTAGGCGCTACTTAATGACTTATGGTAAAGAAGTTGATGGAGCTATTATTATGGGAACAGGTATGCAACCCTTTATGAAGTTAGCCTTAGGGAAATTAATTTTAAAAGTTGTTAAAATGTTTTATGGAGAAAAGCATCGTAGTGTTTTTTTAGAACAAGTCATGTTTGGAAGCTATAATAAACGATTTAGTACAAATAAAAAAGGAAAAGAGTGGCTTACTCGAGATGAAAAAGAGGTTCAGTGCTATAGGAATGACCCGGCTTGTTCCTTTTTGTTCACAATTAATGGAATAGAAACCTTATTATCTACCTTGAGTTTTATCCAAGCAAAAGAAAATATACAATGCTTTCCCAAAAAGATTCCTATACTTATGGTATCAGGAAGAGAGGATCCCGTAGGTAATTATGGGAAGGGTGTTAAAAAGGTATTTGAAACTTATCAGCAGCATGGGGTGAAAAACATCACACTCAAATTATATGATGGTGCTAGACATGAACCACTTAATGAAACGAATAGGTATGAGGTTTATGAAATGATATATACTTATTTAAATAAGTGGTAA
- the dnaG gene encoding DNA primase, producing MRYPEHVIEEVREKSDIVSIISEYTALTKKGHSYTGLCPFHSEKTPSFSVSEDKQLYYCFGCGAGGNVITFLMQKESMTFIETIKYLAERENIKLDETYLSEEEVEKNKKRQHLLEILKESARFFHYQLRQEQHKSALTYLTDRGLSLETIKQFGLGYASPQFNELYEYLKQKGYSDELLLESGLFLSSKNSQMPYDRFADRIIFPIFDLSKKVIAFGGRVLDGSLPKYLNSPENLLFNKSRVLYGLHLAKTSSSSYFILVEGYMDVIAMHQAGFNQTIASLGTAFTPGHAKLIKRHVKEVVILYDSDGAGQKAALRAIPILRNEGIKVKVLQLKEGKDPDEFLKTHGYEAMKKLIEEAPVDIWFQVLHVEKKYQLSNPEEKVKFLQEIATILAESSSSIEQAIYIGEICSKYQIDEAAFKAEMNQHQGQILKRVREKAKEPPSMMQKQQLFNNEVIFLATLYHYPQLGRHILKYIKPEMFQEELLYDLAKAIMENLEMGDEVDLNYFTTKYPEVNEQNIISHVLIYKDQRYEDMEILQKMMTENVKRLNKTYIEKRLKQTTDIKEVQNLLFQKKELDKLNIDYING from the coding sequence ATGAGGTATCCAGAGCATGTAATTGAAGAAGTACGAGAAAAAAGTGATATTGTCTCTATTATCTCCGAATACACAGCACTTACTAAAAAAGGACACTCCTATACAGGGTTATGTCCTTTTCATAGTGAAAAGACACCTTCATTTTCTGTAAGTGAAGATAAACAGCTTTATTATTGTTTTGGTTGTGGTGCAGGAGGAAATGTCATTACATTTCTTATGCAAAAAGAAAGTATGACTTTTATAGAAACCATTAAGTATTTGGCAGAAAGAGAAAATATTAAGTTAGATGAAACTTATTTATCTGAAGAAGAAGTGGAAAAGAATAAAAAAAGGCAGCATCTTTTAGAAATTTTAAAAGAAAGTGCTCGTTTTTTCCATTATCAATTAAGACAAGAACAACATAAAAGTGCATTAACTTATTTAACGGATAGAGGTTTATCCTTGGAAACCATCAAGCAATTTGGTTTAGGGTATGCTTCACCACAATTTAACGAGCTTTATGAATATTTAAAGCAAAAAGGTTATTCAGATGAGCTTTTGTTGGAGTCTGGATTATTTTTAAGTAGTAAAAATAGTCAGATGCCGTATGATCGTTTTGCTGACCGTATTATTTTCCCAATTTTTGATTTGAGCAAAAAAGTCATTGCTTTTGGTGGACGTGTTTTAGACGGTAGCTTACCTAAATATTTAAACTCGCCGGAGAACCTACTTTTTAATAAAAGTAGGGTATTATATGGCCTTCATTTAGCCAAGACATCTTCTAGTTCATATTTTATCTTGGTAGAGGGGTATATGGATGTTATTGCCATGCATCAAGCTGGCTTTAATCAAACCATAGCGTCCCTAGGAACAGCTTTTACACCAGGGCATGCAAAGCTTATCAAGCGTCATGTTAAAGAGGTAGTCATTTTATATGATAGCGATGGTGCAGGGCAAAAAGCAGCTTTAAGAGCTATTCCTATTTTAAGAAATGAAGGGATTAAGGTCAAGGTACTTCAATTAAAAGAAGGAAAAGATCCCGATGAATTTTTAAAGACTCATGGCTATGAAGCTATGAAGAAGCTTATAGAAGAAGCACCTGTAGACATATGGTTTCAAGTACTTCATGTTGAAAAAAAGTATCAGCTTAGTAATCCAGAAGAAAAGGTGAAGTTTTTACAAGAGATAGCCACTATTTTGGCAGAATCAAGTAGCAGTATTGAACAAGCCATATATATTGGAGAAATTTGTAGTAAATATCAAATAGATGAAGCAGCTTTTAAAGCAGAAATGAACCAGCACCAAGGGCAAATATTAAAAAGGGTGAGGGAAAAAGCAAAAGAACCGCCTTCAATGATGCAAAAACAGCAACTTTTTAATAATGAAGTTATTTTTTTAGCTACGTTATATCATTATCCACAGCTAGGTAGGCATATTCTAAAATATATTAAACCTGAGATGTTTCAAGAGGAGCTCTTATATGACCTAGCAAAGGCCATTATGGAGAACTTAGAGATGGGAGATGAAGTAGATTTAAATTACTTTACAACTAAGTATCCAGAAGTAAATGAACAAAACATTATTTCTCATGTACTTATTTATAAAGACCAGCGTTACGAGGATATGGAAATCTTACAAAAGATGATGACGGAAAATGTCAAACGTCTTAATAAAACGTATATTGAAAAGCGTTTAAAACAAACAACAGATATAAAAGAAGTACAAAATCTACTATTTCAAAAAAAGGAACTTGACAAATTGAATATTGATTATATAAATGGTTAG
- a CDS encoding tRNA (adenine(22)-N(1))-methyltransferase — protein sequence MQLSTRLSALVQYVPQGSRVIDVGTDHAYIPIYLIKNNRAVSCLATDINAGPLKKAAHNIKQHHIHQIRLKQTNGLEGVCEEDGDVIMISGMGGYLIIDILERAKKLVSGIRKLILQPQQDIDEVRRYLHQIGFRIEDEDFVIDDDKYYTVIVAVPGNEHYAHTYEYVYGKCLIEKGLPVFKEWLVKKEEKLEEISAALQDKESESVVKRKQELAKELAMHREVMACLF from the coding sequence GTGCAATTATCAACGCGTTTATCAGCTTTAGTGCAATATGTTCCACAAGGGAGCAGAGTTATAGATGTAGGAACAGACCATGCCTATATACCTATTTATTTAATTAAAAATAATAGGGCGGTAAGCTGTTTAGCTACAGACATTAATGCAGGCCCATTAAAAAAAGCGGCTCATAATATAAAACAACATCATATTCATCAAATTCGTTTAAAGCAAACTAATGGGTTAGAAGGTGTTTGTGAAGAAGATGGTGATGTGATTATGATTTCTGGTATGGGTGGTTATCTCATTATCGATATTTTAGAACGAGCTAAGAAACTTGTAAGTGGTATAAGAAAGCTGATACTTCAACCCCAACAGGATATTGATGAGGTGAGAAGATATTTACATCAGATAGGTTTTCGTATAGAAGATGAAGATTTTGTAATTGATGATGATAAGTATTATACTGTTATTGTGGCTGTTCCAGGAAATGAACATTATGCGCATACATATGAGTATGTCTATGGAAAATGCTTAATTGAAAAAGGTTTGCCTGTGTTTAAAGAATGGCTTGTTAAGAAGGAAGAAAAGCTAGAAGAAATTAGTGCGGCGCTTCAAGATAAAGAATCAGAGAGTGTTGTTAAACGTAAGCAAGAATTAGCTAAGGAATTAGCAATGCATCGGGAGGTGATGGCATGCCTATTTTAA
- the rpoD gene encoding RNA polymerase sigma factor RpoD: MAEQKLAFKAKLDQLINIAKDKKGMLDQEDINDVFSDMDLEPSKIEQIYEYLEAQNIDVIGNLNDAEIDDVDIDLSNLPDGISIDDPVRMYLKEIGKVPLLSAEQEIILAQRMQDGDQEAKKKLAEANLRLVVSIAKRYVGRGMLFLDLIQEGNLGLIKAVEKFDYTKGFKFSTYATWWIRQAITRAIADQARTIRIPVHMVETINKLMRVSRQLLQELGRDPQPEEIAKRMDMPVSKVREIMKISQEPVSLETPIGEEEDSHLGDFIPDEDIPVPAEAAAFTLLKEQLIEVLDTLTEREQKVLRLRFGLDDGRARTLEEVGKEFSVTRERIRQIEAKALRKLRHPSRSKKLKDYLE, from the coding sequence GTGGCAGAACAGAAACTAGCTTTTAAGGCAAAGTTAGACCAGCTTATAAACATTGCAAAAGACAAAAAAGGAATGCTTGACCAAGAAGATATCAACGATGTATTTTCAGACATGGATCTGGAACCTAGTAAAATAGAACAAATATATGAATATCTAGAAGCACAAAATATTGATGTCATTGGCAATTTAAATGACGCAGAAATAGATGATGTTGATATTGATTTAAGTAACTTACCTGATGGCATCAGTATAGATGACCCTGTTCGTATGTACCTTAAAGAAATCGGAAAAGTCCCTCTCCTTTCAGCAGAACAAGAAATTATCTTAGCACAAAGAATGCAAGATGGTGATCAAGAAGCTAAAAAGAAATTAGCAGAAGCCAACTTAAGATTGGTAGTGAGTATTGCAAAACGTTATGTAGGTCGTGGTATGCTTTTCTTAGACCTTATTCAAGAAGGAAATTTAGGTCTTATTAAAGCGGTAGAAAAATTTGATTATACAAAAGGTTTTAAATTTAGTACTTATGCAACTTGGTGGATTCGTCAAGCTATTACAAGAGCTATTGCTGATCAAGCACGTACTATTCGTATTCCGGTGCATATGGTAGAAACAATTAATAAACTCATGCGTGTATCAAGACAACTATTGCAAGAACTAGGTCGAGATCCTCAACCTGAGGAAATTGCAAAGCGCATGGATATGCCAGTTTCTAAAGTACGTGAGATTATGAAGATTTCGCAAGAACCAGTTTCTTTAGAAACACCTATTGGTGAAGAGGAAGATAGCCACTTAGGCGACTTTATTCCTGATGAGGATATACCGGTGCCAGCAGAAGCAGCGGCCTTTACTTTATTAAAAGAACAATTAATCGAAGTATTAGATACGTTGACAGAAAGAGAACAAAAAGTACTTCGCTTACGATTTGGATTAGATGACGGGCGTGCAAGAACGCTTGAAGAAGTTGGTAAAGAATTTAGCGTAACAAGAGAACGTATTCGTCAAATTGAAGCTAAGGCATTAAGAAAACTTCGTCATCCAAGTAGAAGTAAGAAATTAAAAGATTATCTCGAATAA